In Aedes albopictus strain Foshan chromosome 3, AalbF5, whole genome shotgun sequence, the following are encoded in one genomic region:
- the LOC115261683 gene encoding uncharacterized protein LOC115261683 isoform X2, which translates to MSESEEDDHIGYYNVADIAPSGVTSKPKRKKKVSSHDKDTSGAKRRKSLIVRHQKVLKTKRQTLPTGFMERKRFEKLEKDLEEERARNSLLVDEMNKMLEVEEPTVGTSTVVHSPNTGGQSSIEFEGIVPSSTHRSKTTTSFEETKFMASINQLSVSSVNVPECRPAIESEDINRHTFEQWRDLLVDSMALAGITDEVTKFTIFKVKAGPRLLDIYRNAKADEDAPEADLFPFTHALYRLKAYFGSGSDIMLQRRRLALMEQKMDESDLAFVTRVGSAARLCDYGKGKEFEEIVGTIAEHAQSKEVRTMALKLLSRNGTFSDLVDKVREIEAIRLNEKFFSQKHGVKTEAIVAPVSADFPRRPGGTQRYPGRAISQRGYRGNPVASRYPTYQGFSRPEVRSGFNQQRNFFTPQRNRCWRCTSVYHTPAKCHAINKDCRNCGRIGHIQVACPLVSTDIPKPSAPVQEPDEGSSRKTIAAIEKREDEKTEVSDSDHFSASCQE; encoded by the exons ATGTCGGAATCGGAGGAGGATGATCACATCGGATACTACAATGTCGCAGATATCGCTCCCTCAGG GGTTACGTCTAAACCGAAGAGGAAGAAAAAGGTGTCATCCCACGACAAGGACACGAGTGGTGCAAAACGCAGGAAATCATTGATTGTTCGTCATCAAAAAGTGCTGAAAACTAAACGCCAAACGTTGCCCACTGGCTTCATGGAACGGAAGCGGTTTGAGAAGTTGGAAAAAGACCTGGAGGAAGAAAGAGCTCGAAATTCGTTACTGGTAGACGAAATGAACAAAATGCTAGAAGTGGAGGAACCAACTGTAGGAACCAGCACCGTTGTACATTCACCGAATACCGGTGGTCAAAGTTCAATCGAATTTGAAGGAATCGTACCATCAAGCACCCACCGGTCAAAGACTACGACGAGCTTTGAGGAGACAAAATTTATGGCGTCTATCAACCAACTCTCAGTTTCATCGGTCAACGTGCCGGAGTGTAGGCCGGCAATCGAAAGCGAAGACATCAACCGTCATACCTTCGAACAATGGCGTGATCTCCTAGTTGACTCGATGGCATTAGCGGGAATTACGGATGAGGTTACCAAATTCACAATATTCAAAGTGAAAGCGGGACCTCGGCTACTGGATATTTATCGTAACGCCAAGGCAGATGAGGACGCACCGGAAGCAGATTTATTTCCGTTCACTCATGCTTTGTACCGACTCAAAGCATATTTCGGTTCAG GTTCGGATATAATGCTTCAACGACGTCGACTCGCCTTAATGGAGCAAAAGATGGATGAATCGGATTTGGCATTCGTAACACGCGTTGGGTCTGCCGCCCGACTTTGTGACTATGGCAAAGGCAAAGAGTTCGAGGAAATCGTTGGCACAATTGCTGAACACGCTCAGAGTAAGGAAGTACGCACGATGGCTCTGAAACTACTAAGCAGAAACGGAACCTTCTCAGACCTGGTGGACAAAGTACGAGAAATCGAGGCAATCCGGTTGAATGAAAAGTTCTTCTCCCAGAAGCACGGCGTGAAAACCGAAGCGATCGTTGCTCCGGTCTCAGCTGATTTCCCGAGACGTCCAGGTGGTACTCAGAGGTATCCAGGAAGGGcgatcagtcaacgaggttatcGCGGAAATCCAGTGGCATCCAGATATCCGACATACCAAGGCTTTTCACGACCGGAAGTGAGATCAGGTTTCAACCAACAACGAAATTTCTTCACGCCACAAAGAAACAGGTGTTGGAGATGCACCAGCGTTTACCATACCCCCGCGAAGTGTCATGCTATAAACAAAGATTGCCGAAACTGCGGACGTATCGGCCACATTCAGGTGGCATGTCCTTTGGTTTCAACCGATATCCCGAAGCCGTCAGCACCGGTCCAGGAACCAGATGAAGGATCTTCTCGAAAGACGATTGCGGCCATCGAGAAACGTGAAGATGAGAAGACAGAAGTAAGTGACTCTGATCATTTTTCCGCTAGTTGCCAAGAGTGA